One genomic region from Salipiger sp. CCB-MM3 encodes:
- a CDS encoding choice-of-anchor F family protein, giving the protein MGTIEKRASAGKWATVAVSALCAAWSAPLWAGTFDDAPVLGIDGDGYVFADPAEGILEPGIKAVTSEVNADYPNTFNPSGIENCLMANNPDFACTAEPGSGKRIKTRLTGRSGMDIRLSTQTSGGITEYFLYGKTSNLTGARVTGFEIELGTGSGDNFTPMDSSDPAYAALFDEDYNPRFNLPDGLFGSGGQEDAGTGFFDDARAQMSVAVGEVLLSANDLSNSSYQVLFGDAMLDDRMIPDAYFWDASATTLASDEPVLIAWYNTSSGTWLYGNLGVETPTEEGVVPLSDRLSALADSLGIDAAALGYSGGGDVIPDEVLAAMQANELFEVDVIEDLRNMNLNFIIDLGDVDGSAVTLRLTPVFPDIVAEAQSDYQFDVASNLDMAANVPYLDLGNSTTYQEAISSILALEPADQAEALERVGFSFLSAFKALGFELGRSQILAYGHASFNGDDEEPVLSSQGQPATWTMGDGLSGFVALNGTEASYDTTSDSIGYDIGISSLSAGIEQQLSGDASFGVMLGGVRGTADAYHGRGEIDADGISVSAFGRMGFGEGGLVQAIVGYQDLSFESKRKVMGQTANGETEGSQVFGALQGEWMFSQHGYAFGPTASLEFYDLSVASFKESGAGAWNLDVEDQSGTIHLASIGMRGEYLFAGGPNVTRLSGALTYNSAEGDDELVDSGFIGLPATALSVNGFDEEWTELSVGFATSLGVSGSVIQGGYIGSFGDEYESHALQLAVRMRF; this is encoded by the coding sequence GTGGGTACAATTGAGAAGCGTGCGAGCGCTGGGAAATGGGCAACTGTCGCGGTGTCTGCGCTATGCGCAGCGTGGAGCGCGCCGCTTTGGGCAGGCACGTTCGACGATGCACCCGTACTTGGCATCGATGGTGATGGCTATGTCTTCGCCGATCCCGCTGAAGGCATCCTCGAGCCGGGGATCAAGGCCGTCACCTCCGAGGTGAACGCTGACTATCCCAACACCTTCAATCCCAGCGGGATCGAGAACTGCCTCATGGCAAACAACCCCGATTTTGCATGCACAGCGGAGCCGGGTTCGGGAAAACGCATCAAGACACGCCTTACAGGCCGATCGGGCATGGACATCCGTCTCAGCACGCAAACCAGCGGCGGCATCACCGAGTATTTCCTTTACGGCAAGACCTCGAACCTGACCGGCGCCCGGGTCACGGGATTCGAGATCGAACTCGGTACCGGATCGGGCGACAACTTTACGCCGATGGACTCCAGCGATCCTGCCTACGCGGCGTTGTTCGACGAGGATTACAATCCTCGCTTCAACCTGCCCGACGGTTTGTTCGGGAGCGGTGGGCAGGAGGACGCTGGCACCGGTTTCTTTGACGACGCCCGCGCACAGATGAGCGTCGCGGTTGGAGAGGTGTTGCTCTCTGCCAACGATCTGAGCAACAGTTCCTATCAGGTTCTTTTTGGGGACGCGATGCTCGACGACAGGATGATCCCGGACGCCTACTTCTGGGATGCTTCTGCCACGACCCTCGCTTCGGACGAGCCCGTGCTGATCGCTTGGTACAACACGAGCAGCGGCACGTGGCTCTACGGGAACCTCGGCGTCGAGACGCCGACCGAAGAGGGCGTGGTCCCACTCTCGGACAGGCTCTCGGCCCTCGCAGACAGCCTTGGTATTGATGCGGCGGCGCTTGGCTACAGCGGCGGCGGAGACGTGATCCCCGACGAGGTTCTGGCGGCGATGCAAGCCAATGAGCTCTTCGAGGTCGACGTGATCGAAGACCTGAGGAACATGAACCTCAATTTCATCATCGATCTCGGCGACGTGGATGGCAGCGCGGTGACATTGCGCCTCACCCCGGTCTTCCCCGATATCGTTGCCGAAGCGCAGTCAGACTATCAGTTCGACGTTGCCTCAAATCTCGATATGGCCGCGAATGTGCCCTACCTCGACCTCGGGAATAGCACGACCTATCAGGAGGCGATCTCCAGCATTCTTGCGCTCGAGCCAGCAGACCAGGCCGAGGCCCTCGAACGCGTCGGCTTCAGTTTTCTGTCGGCCTTCAAGGCGCTCGGCTTTGAACTGGGCCGTAGCCAGATTCTCGCCTATGGCCATGCATCGTTCAACGGCGATGATGAAGAGCCAGTTCTGTCATCGCAGGGACAGCCCGCAACTTGGACGATGGGCGATGGCCTGTCAGGGTTCGTAGCGCTCAATGGGACCGAGGCGAGCTACGACACAACGTCCGACAGCATCGGCTATGACATAGGCATCTCTAGCCTCAGCGCTGGGATCGAGCAGCAACTGTCCGGGGATGCGTCTTTCGGCGTCATGCTTGGCGGCGTGAGAGGCACGGCGGACGCATACCACGGACGGGGCGAAATCGATGCTGACGGTATCTCCGTCTCTGCCTTCGGCCGAATGGGCTTTGGCGAGGGCGGCCTTGTGCAGGCGATCGTCGGCTACCAGGACCTGAGCTTTGAGAGTAAACGCAAGGTTATGGGGCAAACCGCCAACGGCGAGACCGAAGGTAGCCAGGTCTTCGGAGCACTCCAAGGCGAGTGGATGTTCAGCCAGCACGGCTATGCTTTCGGACCTACGGCGAGTTTAGAATTCTACGACCTGTCGGTGGCCAGCTTTAAGGAAAGCGGGGCCGGAGCGTGGAATCTCGACGTCGAGGATCAGTCCGGCACAATTCACCTCGCTTCGATAGGCATGCGCGGTGAATATCTCTTCGCGGGCGGCCCGAACGTCACGCGCCTGTCCGGAGCGCTAACATACAACTCGGCCGAGGGGGATGATGAGCTCGTCGACAGCGGCTTCATCGGCCTTCCGGCCACGGCGCTCTCGGTAAATGGCTTCGACGAAGAGTGGACGGAGCTCTCCGTCGGCTTCGCCACATCCCTAGGAGTTTCAGGCAGCGTAATACAGGGCGGCTACATCGGCTCTTTCGGTGATGAGTACGAAAGCCATGCCCTGCAGCTTGCGGTTCGGATGAGGTTCTGA
- a CDS encoding IS5 family transposase (programmed frameshift) — protein sequence MSDLFWLSDAQMARLEPYFPKSHGKPRVDDRRVLSGIIFINRNGLRWRDAPREYGPHKTLYNRWKRWSDRGVFARIMAGLAAEHGEETTVMIDATHLKAHRTASSLGGQKGGRGRLIGRTKGGMNTKLHAICDSQGRPIDLFLTAGPVSDYIGARALVSGLPNVKWLLGDRGYDADWFREALQDKKIRPCIPGRKKRKTPVRYDKRRYKRRNRIEIMFGRLKDWRRVATRYDRCPQTFFSAIALAATVIFWL from the exons ATGTCTGATCTTTTCTGGTTGAGCGATGCGCAGATGGCGCGTCTGGAGCCTTACTTCCCCAAGTCGCACGGCAAGCCCAGGGTTGATGATCGGCGTGTCCTGAGCGGGATTATCTTCATCAATCGCAATGGCTTGCGGTGGCGAGATGCGCCGAGGGAATACGGCCCGCACAAGACGCTCTACAACCGCTGGAAGCGTTGGAGCGACAGGGGTGTCTTCGCCCGGATCATGGCGGGGTTGGCGGCCGAGCACGGTGAGGAGACGACCGTGATGATCGACGCAACTCATCTGAAGGCCCATCGTACGGCGTCCAGCCTGGGCG GTCAAAAAGGGGGGCGTGGGCGTCTGATTGGCCGAACCAAAGGCGGCATGAATACGAAGCTGCACGCGATCTGCGACAGCCAGGGCCGACCCATCGACCTGTTCCTGACTGCCGGACCCGTCAGCGACTACATCGGGGCGCGTGCCCTGGTCAGCGGGTTGCCCAACGTGAAGTGGCTGCTCGGAGATCGTGGCTATGATGCCGATTGGTTCAGAGAAGCCTTGCAAGACAAGAAGATACGTCCTTGCATCCCGGGCCGGAAGAAACGGAAGACGCCCGTCCGGTATGACAAGCGCAGATACAAACGTCGCAACCGGATCGAGATCATGTTCGGCAGGCTCAAGGACTGGAGAAGGGTTGCGACCCGTTATGACCGCTGCCCGCAAACTTTCTTCTCAGCAATCGCACTCGCTGCGACCGTAATCTTCTGGCTTTGA
- a CDS encoding NAD(P)/FAD-dependent oxidoreductase, which produces MLDSTTVSRTQEVLDRLNAALEEGDVAAAAALFATDSYWRDLISVSWNLKTVEGPAGVADMLGQQLTQTRPGNFQIQPGEVPSEDGGVITAWITFETAAGRGWGLMRLKDDRIWTFLTALQELKGFEENRGTRRPMGAEHGAQKNRSSWKERREAEEASLGYDTQPYTVIVGGGQGGIALGARLRQLGVPTIVLDKHDRPGDQWRSRYKSLCLHDPIWYDHLPYIKFPDNWPVFTPKDKVGDWLEMYTKVMEINYWTRSAVEKASFDEASGTWTVEVDRDGEKVVLKPTQLVLATGMSGKPNLPQFPGMDSFKGTIQHSSQHGGPDAWSGKKVVVVGSNNSAHDICAALWEADADVTMVQRSSTHIVRSDSLMEIGLGALYSEEAVANGVTTEKADMIFASLPYKIMHEFQIPLYDQMRERDADFYAGLEKAGFDLDWGDDGSGLFMKYLRRGSGYYIDVGASQLIIDGEVKLVKGQVDHFDETAVVLSDGTRLEADLVVMATGYGSMNGWAAELISQEVADKVGKVWGLGSDTTKDPGPWEGEQRNMWKPTQQENLWFHGGNLHQSRHYSLYLALQLKARMEGLDTPVYGLQEVHHLA; this is translated from the coding sequence ATGCTCGATTCAACCACCGTGAGCCGCACGCAGGAGGTGCTCGACCGGCTCAACGCCGCCCTGGAGGAAGGCGACGTCGCCGCCGCAGCGGCCCTGTTTGCCACCGACAGCTATTGGCGCGATCTGATCTCGGTCAGCTGGAACCTCAAGACGGTCGAGGGCCCTGCGGGGGTCGCCGACATGCTCGGCCAGCAGCTCACGCAGACCCGTCCCGGCAATTTCCAAATTCAGCCGGGCGAGGTGCCTTCCGAGGACGGCGGCGTGATCACCGCGTGGATCACCTTCGAGACGGCCGCCGGACGCGGCTGGGGCCTGATGCGATTGAAGGATGACCGGATCTGGACGTTTCTCACCGCGCTGCAGGAACTCAAGGGCTTCGAGGAGAACCGCGGCACGCGCCGCCCGATGGGCGCCGAGCATGGCGCGCAGAAGAACCGCAGCAGCTGGAAGGAGCGCCGCGAGGCAGAGGAAGCCTCGCTCGGCTATGACACACAGCCCTATACGGTGATCGTCGGCGGCGGTCAGGGCGGCATCGCGCTCGGCGCGCGGTTGCGGCAGCTCGGCGTGCCGACCATCGTTCTCGACAAGCACGACCGTCCCGGCGACCAGTGGCGCAGCCGGTACAAGTCGCTCTGCCTGCATGATCCGATTTGGTACGACCACCTGCCCTACATCAAGTTCCCCGACAACTGGCCGGTGTTCACCCCCAAGGACAAGGTCGGTGACTGGCTCGAGATGTACACCAAGGTCATGGAGATCAACTACTGGACCCGCTCCGCGGTCGAGAAGGCCAGCTTCGACGAGGCCTCGGGGACCTGGACCGTGGAGGTCGACCGCGACGGCGAGAAGGTGGTGCTGAAGCCGACGCAGCTGGTGCTCGCCACCGGCATGTCGGGCAAGCCGAACCTGCCGCAGTTCCCGGGTATGGACAGCTTCAAAGGCACCATCCAGCACTCTTCGCAGCACGGCGGTCCGGATGCCTGGAGCGGTAAGAAGGTGGTCGTGGTCGGGTCGAACAACTCCGCCCATGACATCTGCGCCGCGCTCTGGGAGGCGGATGCCGATGTCACCATGGTGCAGCGCTCCTCGACACACATCGTGCGCTCGGACAGCCTGATGGAGATCGGTCTCGGTGCGCTTTATTCGGAAGAGGCGGTCGCGAACGGTGTCACCACCGAAAAGGCCGACATGATCTTCGCCTCCCTGCCCTACAAGATCATGCACGAGTTCCAGATCCCGCTCTATGACCAGATGCGCGAGCGCGACGCCGACTTCTATGCCGGGCTGGAAAAAGCCGGGTTCGATCTCGACTGGGGCGACGACGGCTCGGGGCTGTTCATGAAGTACCTGCGCCGTGGCTCGGGCTACTACATCGACGTCGGCGCCAGCCAGTTGATCATCGACGGCGAGGTGAAGCTGGTGAAAGGCCAGGTCGACCACTTCGACGAGACCGCGGTGGTGCTGTCGGATGGCACCCGGCTCGAGGCCGATCTTGTGGTCATGGCCACAGGGTACGGTTCGATGAACGGTTGGGCCGCGGAACTCATCAGTCAGGAGGTCGCCGACAAGGTGGGCAAGGTCTGGGGCCTCGGGTCCGACACCACCAAGGATCCCGGTCCCTGGGAGGGCGAGCAACGCAACATGTGGAAGCCGACCCAGCAGGAAAACCTGTGGTTCCATGGCGGCAACCTGCACCAGTCGCGGCACTATTCCCTCTACCTTGCCCTGCAACTGAAGGCCCGGATGGAGGGCTTGGACACCCCCGTCTACGGCCTGCAGGAGGTGCATCACCTGGCGTGA
- a CDS encoding sigma-54-dependent Fis family transcriptional regulator: MSERRHVEEIEQVLGGSQTGRDGFVSASWRRCVELYGMDPMRRDPAYIVTESELRDHRKQAEWMIGAARSSLQSLFRQVAGQNYVLLLTDAKGVCVDFFGDDLFVDDLRAAGLYLGSNWSENLAGTCGVGACIVTQEPVTVHQDDHFGNAHTTLSCTAAPIFDSLGGLAAVLDISLLRSPTPKRSQNLAMSLVTNAARRVEMANLMAESRRDWVLRLSASPEFLDVDPEAAVRLDGGGRVLGYTRAARRLFPDGGEVIGRRVDEVLGLSVDDLPDLMRDRPTEERIIEMRDGGALFGHAIAPQAPRIAPRSSRRGGPLAGLAGEDPAMAQLLAQAAKLARTSVPLLITGATGTGKTKLAHAIHMVGTANGFLSLDCAGLSPDVLREATATLTGPTTLVLRRIEDLPADTAPTLTAVLDGGPCLRPIVTTCADPAALALPGPLFHRLAGATLRLPSLRQRRDLGWLLDRVLHRRAPEDMRLSPSARAALLGRSWPGNLRELEQVLDVAIALCDGRVIDLPDLPAPVDSLPEPPDAEEQLEQVMEACGWNMARAARRLGVNRSTVLRRLRKAGLQPPS; encoded by the coding sequence ATGAGCGAACGGCGACACGTCGAGGAGATCGAGCAGGTCTTGGGAGGCTCTCAGACCGGCCGAGACGGGTTCGTTTCAGCCTCTTGGCGGAGATGCGTCGAGCTTTACGGCATGGACCCCATGCGCCGCGACCCCGCTTACATCGTGACCGAGAGCGAGCTTCGCGACCATCGCAAGCAGGCGGAATGGATGATCGGTGCCGCGCGGTCCAGCCTGCAGAGCCTGTTCCGGCAGGTCGCGGGGCAGAACTACGTGCTGCTGCTCACCGATGCCAAGGGCGTCTGCGTCGACTTCTTCGGCGATGATCTCTTCGTCGATGATCTGCGGGCAGCCGGGCTCTACCTTGGCTCAAACTGGTCCGAAAACCTTGCCGGCACCTGCGGCGTCGGCGCCTGCATCGTCACGCAAGAACCGGTGACGGTGCATCAGGACGACCATTTCGGCAATGCGCATACCACGCTCAGCTGCACCGCCGCGCCGATCTTCGACAGTCTCGGCGGGCTTGCAGCGGTGCTTGACATCTCCTTGCTGCGCTCGCCGACCCCCAAGCGCAGCCAGAACCTTGCCATGAGCCTCGTGACCAATGCCGCGCGGCGCGTGGAGATGGCGAACCTGATGGCCGAAAGTCGCCGCGATTGGGTGCTGCGCCTGTCGGCCAGCCCGGAATTCCTCGACGTCGATCCCGAGGCTGCCGTTCGCCTTGATGGCGGCGGTCGCGTACTCGGTTACACTCGGGCCGCCCGGCGCCTGTTCCCAGACGGCGGCGAAGTGATCGGGCGGCGCGTCGACGAGGTGCTGGGGCTGAGCGTCGACGATCTGCCCGACCTGATGCGCGACCGTCCCACAGAAGAGCGGATCATCGAGATGCGTGACGGCGGCGCGCTCTTCGGCCATGCCATCGCGCCGCAGGCGCCGCGCATCGCACCGCGCAGCAGCCGCCGCGGCGGCCCTCTCGCGGGACTTGCCGGAGAAGACCCGGCGATGGCGCAACTGCTGGCGCAGGCGGCAAAGCTGGCCCGCACCTCGGTGCCCTTGCTGATCACCGGTGCCACCGGGACCGGCAAGACCAAGCTGGCCCATGCGATCCACATGGTCGGCACCGCCAATGGCTTCCTGTCTCTCGACTGCGCCGGGCTGTCGCCCGACGTTCTGCGAGAGGCCACCGCAACACTGACCGGCCCCACTACCCTCGTGCTGCGCCGCATCGAGGACTTGCCCGCCGACACGGCACCGACGCTGACCGCCGTTCTGGATGGTGGTCCTTGCCTGCGCCCGATCGTGACAACCTGCGCCGACCCCGCCGCCCTGGCATTGCCCGGCCCGCTGTTCCACCGGCTGGCAGGCGCGACCCTCCGGCTGCCGTCGCTGCGCCAGCGCCGCGATCTCGGCTGGCTGCTCGACCGGGTCCTGCATCGGCGCGCCCCCGAGGACATGCGGCTGTCGCCCTCGGCCCGTGCGGCGCTGCTCGGCCGCTCGTGGCCCGGAAACCTGCGCGAACTGGAGCAGGTGCTCGACGTGGCCATTGCGCTCTGTGACGGCCGGGTGATCGACCTGCCCGACCTGCCTGCGCCGGTCGACAGCCTGCCCGAACCGCCGGATGCCGAGGAGCAGCTTGAGCAGGTGATGGAGGCCTGCGGCTGGAACATGGCCCGCGCCGCGCGCCGCCTCGGCGTCAATCGCTCTACGGTCCTGCGGCGCCTGCGCAAAGCCGGCCTGCAGCCCCCAAGCTGA
- a CDS encoding ABC transporter permease, protein MTYDTRRRWAALAGQGGSVLVTLFGLLILTFVIGRIMPTDPVRAIVGEDATREVYETVYRQLGLDRPMWEQFFVYLRDVATFDFGTSIRTGQPVLQDILHVLPATIELATFAILFGAGVGIPLGVLAAVKKDRWQDQLIRVFSLMGHSMPIFWTGMIALLIFYAGLGWVGGSGRMSQFYIGMVPETTNFLLIDSIMAGEWDVFRSALNHIVLPASLLGYSSSAYITRMTRSFMLDQLGQEYVTTARVKGLSRRQTVWRHAFGNIRVQLVTIVALAYGALLEGAVLIETVFAWPGFGQYLTSNLLIGDMNAVMTCVLIVGVIFIALNILSDLLYRIFDPRTR, encoded by the coding sequence ATGACCTACGACACCCGCCGCAGATGGGCGGCGCTGGCCGGGCAGGGGGGATCTGTTCTCGTCACGCTATTCGGCCTACTGATCCTGACTTTCGTGATCGGGCGCATCATGCCCACCGACCCGGTCCGCGCCATCGTCGGGGAGGACGCGACGCGCGAAGTCTACGAGACGGTGTACCGCCAACTTGGCCTCGACCGGCCGATGTGGGAGCAGTTCTTCGTCTACCTGCGCGATGTGGCTACATTTGATTTTGGGACCTCGATCCGCACCGGCCAGCCGGTTCTTCAGGACATCCTCCACGTGCTGCCCGCGACCATCGAGCTCGCGACCTTCGCCATCCTTTTCGGGGCTGGTGTCGGCATCCCGCTCGGTGTGCTCGCGGCGGTGAAGAAGGACCGCTGGCAAGACCAATTGATCCGCGTGTTCAGCTTGATGGGCCACTCGATGCCGATCTTCTGGACCGGGATGATCGCGCTACTGATCTTCTACGCGGGCCTTGGCTGGGTCGGCGGTTCGGGCCGGATGAGCCAATTCTACATCGGCATGGTGCCCGAGACGACCAACTTCCTGCTGATCGACAGCATCATGGCAGGGGAGTGGGACGTCTTCCGCTCGGCGCTCAACCACATTGTGTTGCCGGCCTCGCTGCTCGGCTATTCGTCCTCAGCGTATATCACCCGGATGACCCGCAGCTTCATGCTCGACCAGCTTGGACAGGAATATGTGACCACCGCGCGGGTCAAGGGCCTCAGCCGCCGCCAGACCGTTTGGCGTCATGCCTTTGGCAACATCCGCGTGCAGCTGGTGACCATCGTGGCGCTCGCCTACGGCGCGTTGCTCGAGGGCGCTGTGCTCATTGAGACGGTCTTCGCTTGGCCCGGTTTTGGCCAATACCTGACCTCTAACCTGCTGATCGGCGACATGAACGCGGTGATGACCTGCGTGCTGATCGTCGGCGTGATTTTCATCGCGCTGAACATCCTGTCCGACCTGCTGTACCGCATCTTCGACCCGAGGACCCGATGA
- a CDS encoding ABC transporter permease, protein MTMSETTAAAETRRRMPQSLIAAGNILRFLAKTPTSAFGLLVLAALILTALFAPLIATHDPYMQDLTNTLAPPGGGHFFGTDELGRDIFSRLVHGSRITLTIIFLVTIVVGPLGLLVGTVAGYFGGKTDVVLMRVTDIFLSFPSLILSLAFVAALGPSLNNAIIAISLTAWPPIARLARAETMTFRSADYIAAARLQGASPARIIWKSIVPMCLPSVLIRLTLNMATVILTAAGLGFLGLGAQPPMPEWGAMIATGRRYMIDSWWLVTFPGLAILSVSLAFNLLGDGLRDALDPKQMTKR, encoded by the coding sequence ATGACCATGTCCGAGACCACTGCCGCGGCCGAGACCCGCCGCCGGATGCCGCAATCGCTGATCGCCGCCGGGAACATCCTGCGCTTCCTTGCCAAGACCCCGACTTCGGCCTTCGGCCTGCTGGTGCTGGCGGCGCTGATCCTCACCGCGCTGTTTGCGCCACTCATCGCGACGCATGATCCCTACATGCAGGACCTTACGAACACGCTGGCACCCCCGGGCGGCGGGCACTTCTTCGGCACCGATGAGCTCGGACGGGACATCTTTTCGCGCCTCGTGCACGGCTCGCGCATCACGCTGACGATCATCTTTCTCGTGACCATCGTGGTCGGCCCGCTGGGGCTGTTGGTGGGCACGGTGGCGGGCTACTTCGGCGGCAAGACCGACGTGGTGCTGATGCGGGTGACCGACATCTTCCTGTCGTTCCCCTCGCTGATCCTGTCGCTGGCCTTCGTCGCGGCGCTGGGGCCGAGCCTCAACAATGCGATCATCGCCATCTCGCTCACCGCCTGGCCGCCGATCGCGCGGCTGGCGCGGGCCGAGACCATGACCTTCCGCAGCGCCGACTATATCGCGGCGGCGCGGCTGCAGGGCGCTAGCCCGGCGCGGATCATCTGGAAGAGCATCGTGCCTATGTGCCTTCCCTCGGTACTCATCCGCCTGACGCTGAACATGGCAACGGTGATCCTCACGGCGGCGGGGCTGGGTTTTCTCGGGCTCGGGGCACAGCCGCCGATGCCGGAATGGGGCGCGATGATTGCCACCGGGCGGCGCTACATGATCGACAGCTGGTGGCTGGTGACCTTCCCCGGCCTCGCAATCCTGTCGGTGAGCTTGGCGTTCAACCTGCTGGGCGACGGGTTGCGCGACGCACTTGACCCAAAACAGATGACGAAGAGGTGA
- a CDS encoding ABC transporter ATP-binding protein, which translates to MTSDPILDIRNLSLRYPGADEPAVRGVSFTLGRERLGIVGESGSGKSTVGRAIMKLLPDAEMRADAMRFEEVDLLNASEAQMLKLRGARMSMILQDPKYSLNPIRRCGDQVAEAYRTHVRCSKAAARGKAVAMLAAVQIRDPERVYDLYPHEVSGGMGQRIMIAMMLLTDPDLVIADEPTSALDVTVRLQVLKILDDLVKERGIGLIMISHDLNLVRNFCDRVLIMYAGRVVETLDARDLDLATHPYTRGLLAAQPRIGGARAPLPVLQRDPSWTKEALA; encoded by the coding sequence ATGACCAGCGATCCCATCCTCGATATTCGCAATCTGTCGCTGCGCTATCCTGGTGCCGACGAGCCAGCGGTCCGCGGCGTCAGCTTCACCCTCGGGCGCGAGCGGCTCGGCATCGTCGGCGAGAGCGGCTCGGGCAAGTCAACCGTCGGCCGCGCAATCATGAAACTGCTTCCCGACGCTGAGATGCGCGCCGACGCCATGCGCTTCGAAGAGGTCGACCTGCTGAACGCCTCGGAGGCGCAAATGCTGAAGCTGCGCGGCGCGCGGATGTCGATGATCCTGCAGGATCCCAAGTATTCGCTGAACCCGATCCGCCGCTGCGGTGACCAGGTGGCCGAGGCCTACCGCACCCATGTGCGCTGCTCGAAGGCGGCGGCGCGCGGAAAGGCAGTGGCAATGCTGGCGGCGGTGCAGATCCGCGATCCCGAGCGGGTCTACGATCTCTACCCGCATGAAGTCTCGGGCGGAATGGGTCAGCGCATCATGATCGCCATGATGCTGCTTACCGATCCCGATCTGGTGATCGCCGACGAGCCGACCTCGGCGCTCGACGTCACGGTGCGGCTGCAGGTGCTGAAGATCCTCGACGATCTGGTAAAAGAGCGGGGCATCGGGCTGATCATGATCAGCCACGACCTCAACCTCGTGCGCAACTTCTGCGACCGGGTGCTGATCATGTACGCGGGCCGGGTGGTCGAGACGCTGGATGCGCGCGATCTCGATCTTGCGACGCATCCTTACACGCGCGGGCTTCTGGCCGCGCAGCCGCGCATCGGCGGGGCGCGCGCGCCGCTGCCAGTGCTGCAGCGCGACCCGAGTTGGACCAAGGAGGCCCTCGCATGA
- a CDS encoding ABC transporter ATP-binding protein translates to MKPLSIEKMSIRFGAVTILPEVSFEVAPGECFGLVGESGSGKSTVLRCASMLLGNWHGDARVGGRSVREMDLMERCRTLQMVFQDPYGSLHPRHSVRTTLSEPLKIHRLGDTECRLAQAMRDVGLPVEFLDRYPHQLSGGQRQRVAIARALILEPEVLLLDEPTSALDVSVQAEILNLLVRLREEKGFTYVMVSHDLAVIDHMCDRFAVMKAGDIVEVLPREAILDGSARHPYAQELIAASLAYEGAA, encoded by the coding sequence ATGAAACCGCTGAGCATTGAGAAAATGTCGATCCGCTTCGGCGCGGTAACGATCCTGCCCGAGGTGAGCTTCGAGGTGGCACCCGGGGAATGCTTCGGGCTCGTCGGCGAGAGCGGCTCGGGCAAATCGACGGTGCTGCGCTGCGCCTCGATGTTGCTGGGCAACTGGCACGGCGATGCCAGGGTCGGCGGCCGATCGGTGCGCGAGATGGACCTGATGGAGCGGTGCCGCACTCTGCAGATGGTGTTCCAGGACCCCTACGGTTCGCTCCACCCGCGCCATTCGGTGCGCACCACGCTGTCGGAACCGCTGAAGATCCACCGGCTCGGCGATACCGAGTGCCGGCTCGCGCAGGCAATGCGAGACGTTGGCCTGCCGGTGGAGTTCCTCGATCGCTACCCGCACCAGCTGTCGGGCGGGCAACGCCAGCGCGTTGCGATCGCCCGTGCGCTGATCCTCGAGCCCGAAGTCCTGCTGCTCGACGAGCCGACCTCGGCGCTCGATGTCTCGGTGCAGGCAGAGATCCTCAATCTTTTGGTTCGGCTGCGCGAGGAGAAGGGGTTCACCTACGTCATGGTCAGCCACGATCTCGCGGTGATCGACCACATGTGCGACCGCTTTGCGGTGATGAAGGCCGGGGACATCGTTGAGGTGCTGCCGCGCGAGGCGATCCTCGACGGATCGGCCCGGCACCCCTACGCGCAGGAGCTGATTGCAGCCAGCCTTGCCTACGAGGGCGCGGCGTAG